A window from Bufo bufo chromosome 1, aBufBuf1.1, whole genome shotgun sequence encodes these proteins:
- the LOC120992785 gene encoding serine protease inhibitor swm-1-like, translating to MGFFKLSAVFLLALLLWEVHSNSMPKLNCPPNSSAGDVSPCAKTCANLHEPPAEACIMMAIHTCKCHDGFLAQIGTSGESVQCVKPKDCNVPCGPNQHYDPCNYKCQPTCEEQKDRVCTKECAGGCVCDKGYVQSGKKCMKPTECKKN from the exons ATGGGCTTCTTCAAATTATCTGCTGTCTTCTTGCTCGCAC TCTTGCTGTGGGAGGTGCACAGTAACAGCATGCCAA AACTGAATTGTCCTCCGAACAGCTCAGCTGGAGACGTTTCACCGTGTGCAAAGACCTGCGCCAACTTACATGAGCCTCCTGCAGAAGCTTGCATTATGATGGCAATACACACCTGTAAATGTCACGACGGATTCCTGGCTCAGATCGGGACTTCTGGGGAATCTGTTCAGTGCGTTAAACCAAAAGACTGCAATGTCCCCTGTGGTCCCAACCAGCACTATGACCCCTGCAACTACAAATGCCAACCAACATGTGAAGAACAAAAAGACCGAGTCTGTACCAAAGAGTGTGCTGGAGGATGTGTCTGTGATAAGGGATATGTTCAATCTGGAAAAAAGTGTATGAAGCCaacagaatgtaaaaaaaattaa